In the Cucurbita pepo subsp. pepo cultivar mu-cu-16 chromosome LG17, ASM280686v2, whole genome shotgun sequence genome, TGAGGAAggaagaaaaccctaatttcccTAAACTCTAATTCTATCCACCACTACAAGACAATGCCTCGTCCCCAACCATTTTGTTTGCTACACGATTAGCGTAGTACAATTCCACCGTTCTCGACATCAAATTTGTTGGCTCGAATTAAGGGAAAATGAATAGAagtctaaatttttaatagaaaaagggGAAGTTTTTGTGTTTTCTCGTTTATCGATGAAATCTGACTTGAATTGTTCATGTTCTCGATGTTCCCGACGTTCTTGACGTTCTTGACgttcttgatgttcttgatgGGTCAAGATAGATAGTGGTTTTTACTTTGTAAAGTGGAGGATTGGTCAAACGTTTGACTTTTCAATGTGCTAACTCTTTTGTGCAGATTGAAATGATTGTTTCAAAAACTTTCAACTCTTACATTGATctctaaagtttttttttttaatataatttcgaTAAATATCTTAGGGTTGATAGAAGAAAcgtttgaatattttaacaGTGATTTAATGTTGATTATTTATAGCATGTAAGCAGCAATTGATTCCCGAGGTCACTAGAGtgtcgggttgggttgtacTTTAGTTGTCATTACTCACTACTATACCTTATAGCTGTCGGAACAGTGGTCGAGAACTTGAAAAGTAGGAAACATATAgtctcttttgatttttttaagggTTTAAAGATTTCTAGGGGTCGTCTTTTTCCTCGATCAAGGATAGACCTGTTTGAATATCGAATCGAAGTTTGACTAACACGaacttgaatatttttttactaattaatttgttttcttttatgttttttcacATGTCAAAGGATTTGCAAAGATATAGAAAGAATGGGACAAATGATTATGTTCCTAACTTTGACAATTAAAGAAAGCTAAGATTAAGATCccaacaaaacttttaaacatGAGAGAGATCATAACACCCCTTTATTCCATTACTTTAACACacatttccctttttcttaaaaaataaaaaaaatctcaaaccaTCGAGTAAAGGGTCGTTTGGACATTTCACATTGTCCCGTAACTCtatttatgtgagatctcgaacaaagcatttcttataagggtgtggaaacctctcctgaACTGATgggttttaaaaactgtgaggttgatggcaGTGCATGACGAgtaaaagcggacaatattttctagcgatgggcttgagttgttacaaatggtatcagaggcaaACACTGTGCCGTGTGCCCTTGAGGATGCGTGGACttccaagggggtggactgtgagatcccacgatagttggagaagggaacgaaacatttcttataagggtgtgaaaacctctccgtaacatatgcgttttaaaaatcgtgaggttgacagcgGTACATGACGAGCAAAAGCGGACGATATCttctagcgatgggcttggattgttacaaatggtatcagagccagacactgggtggtgtgcaCTTGAGGATGCGTGGGCTCCCgagggggtggactgtgataTCCCATGATGGTAGGataagggaacgaaacatttcttataagggtgtgaaaacctctacctaacaaatgcgttttaaaaaatgtgaggttgacggcggtACATGACGAgtaaaagcggacaatattttctagctatgggcttgagttgttacaaatggtatcagaggcaaACACTGTGCCGTGTGCCCTTGAGGATGCGTGGACTTCCgagggggtggactgtgagatcccacgatggttggagaagggaatgaaaccatttttattagggtgtgaaaacctctccctaacaaatgcgttttaaaaatcgtgaggttgacggcgatacatgaCGAgtaaaagcggacaatattttctagtgatgggcttgaattgttacaaacggtatcagagccaaacactggacAGTGTGCCCTTGAGGATGCGTGGGCTCCCAAGGGAGTgcactgtgagatcccacgatgattggagaagggaacgtaACGTTTCTTATAAacgtgtgaaaacctctcccaaatagacgcgtttcaaaaatcgtgaggctgacagtgatacgtaacgacccaaagcggacaatatcttttcacttttaaaaatcatgaggttgatgacgatacataacgagccaaagcggacaatatctactagtagtgggcttgagctctTTTATGTTATAGTTAGGTAcgttttttttagtgaaaagTTAGGCGAATATGAATCACATTAAAGTGGAGATTGTTAGGtgtattaatatataaagaaGGGTAGCAATTGAAGTAGAAAATGGTGGCCACTATTTCAACAACTTGGTGCTATAATATTAATGCTTAAGGATACCTCCTTTCAATGTCAATCACTTAACACACATTTGActttcttttacattttttttacgcTCGAATCATTTgataatcataaattttcgACTATTTATCCAACTGAAGTAggttaacttttttttctcggTTACGGTTAGGTTGTAgttttaaagaattaaaatttcagcTTAGCTCGTgagttatgttttttttgttagttcGACCTGGATTAGGGTTCGTTTGTTCGATTCTCACCTTTGTTCGCAGACccaaaaactcaaatatctcTTTTGTCCAATACAACCCCGATTTCCGCTAACATCGATATTGTGCTACTCCTTGTAACCAGTTGAATTATGCTCTCGACATCGACATAACAGAAATAATATTCAAAGTCGtgtaattttgtgtttatattattatttattattattattgataaaGTGAGAGAGTCACATGCTTGTAACACATTCATTTCCATGCACAtgtgtttttcttgttttttttattattaatattattattatttttagttatgttGAAATCAAATCTTGTATTACTAAATACGTGATACTGATAAATTCTATAATACTCgagtaaaaagaaatatacgTGAATGAATCGGGACCACATTTAAATGAGAGCGATCTCGAGGATATGATGAGTgagaataaaacatgttaGAAACACTCGTGTTGATTTGTGAGAATAGTTTTTATTCCTTATATGAGTGTGAAAATCGCTACCTcgtaaacgtgttttaaaatcgtgaggctgatatcgatacgtaacgaactaaaatgaataatattatcattaaattattatttcggaatgataattttgatttggaaTATTTTGTGGTCAACCAATGGATATCCATtgaaacaagagagagaaggatgctttttctctctctcccatttCCGACATGTCGGTCGGCTCATGGAAACCATAAAAGTTCAGACCAATTTGTCTGCAAAATATGCAATAAGAATAaacccttttttaaaaattaaaaaatgggttTTTAGTTTCTCAAAAATCcctaatgttttttaattaaatgaaaataatagtaaaaaaaagaataaaattgaagaagagggGTCGAAgtcaaaataaagaatttgaagGGACCGAAAGCTCAAAAATCAAGGAATATGAAGGGCAGTGAGGTCACATGGAGGCCATGTTCTAAGACCTTTACTATACCCTATAAACCAAACCCTTAATTCTCTCCTTCTCCAAGTTTGGTATCAATTCCCTCTATTCCCATGTTTTGTTTCCTTGCTCTCGATTTCCCGAGATATCTTCAACTCCgattttctttcccttttcgtTCGGGTTCTACGATGATTATACTCATCtgtcccacaattatctcgaGACAGCTCTTGGCTAGAAGTATGACTGTTGAATTTTGAGCTCGGGTTGATCTTATATAGTCTCGTCTCACTAAACCAGATATAGAATCTTACATTTAACTGTCGTAACcctaaattctaaaaagaTTCTATTCCTTCTTCCAAAGTAATTACGATGATTATTTGTGATATCTCTAGTAACGTTTGATGATATCATGAAAGTATAACCGTTATTGAGATAAAGAACTTTGAGTTCGAGCTGATCTTATAGGAGCTCGTCTCAATGAATGTGTTATAGGAGCTCGTCTCAATAAACCGTTATAAAAGTTTACATTAATTAGTGTAACcctaaattctaaaaacatTCTATTTCTCTTTCCAAAGTAATTACGATGATTAGACTCGTGCTAGCAACATTGGATGAAAACATGACCGTTATTGAGCTCGAGCTGATCTTATAGGAGCTCGTCTCAATAAACATAACGGTCGAGCTAAACCGTTATAAAAGTTTACATTTATTAATGTAACcctaaattctaaaaagaTTCGAGTTCTCTTTCCAAAGTAATTACGATGATTAGACTCGTGCTATCAATGTTGGATGAAAACATGACCCTTATTGAGCTCGAGCTGATCTTATAGGAGCTCGTCTCAATAAACATAACGGTTGAGCTAAACCCGTTATAAAAGTTTACATTAATTAGTGTAACcctaaattctaaaaagaTTCTATTTCTCTTTCCAAAGTAACTACGATGATTGTGCTAGCAACATTGGATGAAAACATGATGGTTATTGAGCTCAAGCTGATCTTATAGGAGCTCGTCTCAATAAACATAACGGTCGAGCTAAACCCGTTATAAAAGTTTGCATTTATTAACCCTAAAGTCTAAAAAGattctatttctcttttcGAAGTAATTAAGATGATTAGACTCGTGCTAGCAACATTGGATGAAAACATGACCGTTAATGAGCTCGAGCTGATCTCATAAAAGCTCATCTTACTAAACATAACGGTCGAGCTAAACCAGTTAATTAGTATGATTCTATTCCTCTTTTCAAGGAATTAAACATGTCGGTATATACTTACATCTCTCGCTGTAATCTTAGCCGAACTTTATccaaaaagagaaacaatGTTCTAGAAAGCTACTCGATTCGGCGTAAACCACATGGGTGTTCTTcatttatcaaatttcaatttNccaaaaagagaaacaatGTTCTAGAAAGCTACTCGATTCGGCTTTTCCCACATGGGTGTTCTTcatttatcaaatttcaatttattgcCCAAACTCCCACAAACACAATTACATTAAACTTGAAGGgtatgaagaaaatttgaatatttggaaattttaGATAGCTATCTCTATCAAACTATTAATTCATGACATGTGATGAAGTTGGGGGACCTAACTGCAATATTGCAAAAGATAGGATTGAATGTAATAAAAACccacattttttttggttcatttaaaacaataaataccaattttaatttatatgcaCAGAGAATCTGATTTTGTTTCAAGGAATCCCCACCCTTTTGAAATCTCCAAAAATcttatataattaatgaaatatttaataagttcGAGTTTATGAAATTCCGAGCGTTCGTACAAGAAAGATAAAAGGTAAAATTACATCTcgggttttcaatttttttttgtcaacgttcttataatttttaaaaaaatgtcgaaTAAGTCCTTGGAGTttaacgtgttttaaaattcgtGCATTTCATGGCTCGTAAGTTGAACGTAATTTTAACACGTGTAATATATGCAGggtaaataaacaaattcaaagaaCCAAACAACTCAAATGTAACAAAAATCCAATTTATGAGTCAATACCTTTTTTCATGCATCAAACACCTGTAAAAATGTCAAACtcgaaatttatttaatattgttgGGACCTATAAAAGGAATTTTATTTAtgggtttatttttttcaaataggTTATGGAAATTACCATAATACCCTTGTGGGGTCTTCAAAAGGCACCTATATTGGATTATCCAGAGGGGTATTTGTGTCATTTTGAcaatgcaattttttttttttttttttttNTATTAGTGTAATCCTGAATTCTAAAAAGattctatttctcttttcGAAGCAATTACGATGATTAGACTCGTGCTAGCAAAATTGGATGAAAACATGACCGTTACTGAGCTCGAGCTGATTTCATAAAAGCTCATCTTACTAAACATAACGGTCGAGCTAAACCNTGATTGGTTACTGGAATGGGAAGtgagattttttaatttttttaattttaaaattaaaaaaaataaaaaggaaaatgaaagaaaaggggGAAAGTAGAGTAGAGAAGGAAAGGTTGTGACGTGGAAGAGGTTATTGGATTTATTAGCCTGCTCTCTTCCcccaataataaatttaaatctttttgtcatttctttttttctgccATTTCtccttatttttctctctgGAGGATTGGTTTGAAGCCCAACTTGAGGCATTTGGGATtgccacgagagtttatacttaaagtagacaatatcgttatagtaccattgtggagagtatGTTCATCTAATAGTATGAacattgaaatttacaaactcgttagataattatttaacattttctttgttgtcaAATCTTAgcttagattttgaaaaaaaaaatgttcattaCTTATcgatttcaaaagaaagaaattcatggatagaattaatatttatgaaactgagactaactttttaaagttatgTTTTGGCATGACGATTATAGCCTTTTCCGTTATTAACTAACTAGCATGTTGATATGGATATATATAGAAGGCTATATAGACCAATTGGAAGCCGAGTTTGATTCGGTAAGCACGAATAGAAAGAAGTCCTTAGATTTTGTGGAAATCTAGCGAACTATCATAAcgtaaaattctatttttgtaacTTTATGCGTAATTATGACGCGTTAAACTCTggaaaaaaatggataaattTACCCTAATCTATATGAAACAGGTAAAATTTATGCAAACCAtgtaaaaactaaaaatgaaattactaacaaagaaattaaattaaaacaaatatttataagttaaaaaaaaaaaaaaaaaaaaaaaaaaaaaaaaaaaaaNGAGCGGGAGTTTGGACGGTGGAGCGGAAAGACGGggaggaagaaagagagaaaagtccaaaaggggcaaaaagggaaaaaaaactcagaagaagagaagggagTGGAGAAACGCTGACGGAAGCTTTAGTAACGGCGAAAGTTGTCAGTTAGCCTGACTCTGGTGGGCCCCACtctttctgtttctctctctctcctgcCCTCTGAAGACGCggaatctttttgttttttctttttttttcgggGAGGgagattatttcttttttttttttttttttaaatgccacgaaaataatttagatatttattctttttcctaaaatccATGGTTTTAAATTTCCATGTCGGTAGTGAGTTTTTGGGAAATTGGGCCGAGAGAAAGGCCCAATAAGGGAAGAGATGGGGCCCATGGAAGTGAACAAACTAGCAAATACAACCAACCACGCCTCATTATTACACTCCCATCATTAACGcgcttcctttttttatttatttaattttttgaaatttcccaCACTTGGTTTGATAGAGACATTCCTTTGCTTGTGGGTTCCTCTCCTTTTTccactattattttatttctaccTATATAATTCtcacttcaaaattttaaatcatacttttaatatttattccccccaaaaaaaaaaaaaaccaaaataaataaaactctaCCTCTGAcataagtaaattaatttaCTCAACCTAGATATAGTGTGAGCTATTTGAACAATTGTGTTTATTTTTGGCGGCTGTTGGGGAAATCAACTTTAATGGTATGGTTAGCATCATCTTATCCAATAATTACGTGAATTATTCCGAAGCAAATCCATTATTCCAATTAAAAGGCCAGAATATCTCTCTTATGTGTGTTAATGGGCCGACAAAAGTGGATTTTGGCTCACGGGTGGATTACTATGGGGCTCAGAACAAAGCCCATTTGGTTATGGGCCTACTTGTTTACACTACGGCCCTACTCCCAGCCTGTTGTTATCATTTGTTGTCCAATTCGAGGTGGAAATTGTGAACGTCTAATTTAGCAGACCTTGAAAACAGAAGTACAATCCAATTATTGTTGAGCTATACTCGTAGTGTTTCGAGAGCTTACCTGATTCGGTTGTAAATGGAAGTTATCTGCAGCTGTGGAGAGCTCAAACATTTGACAATTTCATCCCATCCTCTTTGCTAGCTACATACGGTGAAATCAAACCCAGATTCAGTTGAGgaaagttgaaaatgaaaaacaaaaaggggcAGTTTAAGCTGAACAAAACCAACCTTGAAGGGTTGTTTCGAAGTCCTTGAGTTNCGGTGAAATCAAACCCAGATTCAGTTGAGgaaagttgaaaatgaaaaacaaaaaggggcAGTTTAAGCAGAACAAAACCAACCTTGAAGGGTTGTTTCGAAGTCCTTGAGTTGAAACATGAAACCGACGTTCGGAGAAGCCTGTGGTCGTCTGCTCTTGACATGTTCCAATGCTTCAGTTAGATTCATACCACGTTTTTTCATCAGATAGGCAAGTGTAATGGTTACACTGCAAGGTAAATGAAGAGAAGTTTACATCTAACACAGAAGAATTATGTCAATATGCAGAAGATTAAACAGTTGAATGAATCAGAATGCTCGACAAATTCTATGAGTTGGGAAGGaggaaaacaatatatattgagattaaaaagagagaggaaagtCTTTGCAGAATTGGTGCCAAAGCCAACGACTGAATCAGAATGCAAAATCACCTTCTGGATACTCCAGCAAAGCAATGAATCAAGACCCCTCCAGATTGTCTTCCTTCTTCAATAAAGTTGAAACAATCATCGAAGTGCTGTTTAATATCGGCGTCTCTAGTG is a window encoding:
- the LOC111779378 gene encoding dual specificity protein phosphatase 1-like, with amino-acid sequence MEMDQADLSVRLSALWNIIGARRSLKDDGIPCQIEEGVFLGSIGAAHNKDELKKLNITHILTIACSMPPANPNDFVYKVVGVVDTRDADIKQHFDDCFNFIEEGRQSGGVLIHCFAGVSRSVTITLAYLMKKRGMNLTEALEHVKSRRPQASPNVGFMFQLKDFETTLQASKEDGMKLSNV